A window of Juglans regia cultivar Chandler chromosome 7, Walnut 2.0, whole genome shotgun sequence contains these coding sequences:
- the LOC108991678 gene encoding glyoxylate/succinic semialdehyde reductase 2, chloroplastic, giving the protein MSSLVRSNYSRQLSSTAMAMCSSFCPQIPNQSRARPSCSFPKKPLYAFSVKALSSQTPNASVKDNELSARIGFLGLGIMGSPMAQNLLKAGCDVTIWNRTKSKCDPLISLGAKYKSTPQEVAISCDVTFAMLADPESAVEVACGKHGAASGMSSGKGYVDVSTVDGATSKVISGHIKAAGASFLEAPVSGSKKPAEDGQLIFLTAGDKSLYEMVAPLLDIMGKSRFYLGDVGNGAAMKLVVNMIMGSMMASFSEGLLLSEKVGLDPSVLVEVVSQGAISAPMYSTKGPSMIQSLYPPAFPLKHQQKDLRLALGLAESVSQSIPIAAAANELYKVAKSHGLSDHDFSAVIEALKAKSQNSAK; this is encoded by the exons ATGTCCTCCTTGGTCAGGAGCAATTACAGTCGCCAACTATCTTCAACTGCCATGGCAATGTGCTCCAGCTTTTGCCCTCAGATTCCAAACCAATCAAGAGCAAGACCTAGTTGCTCCTTCCCCAAAAAACCACTCTACGCCTTTTCTGTTAAGGCTCTCTCTTCTCAGACACCCAATGCTTCAGTTAAGG ACAATGAATTGTCAGCACGGATTGGATTTCTAGGTCTTGGAATAATGGGTTCTCCAATGGCACAGAACCTTCTTAAAGCCGG GTGTGACGTGACGATTTGGAATAGGACCAAGAGCAAATGTGATCCTCTTATCAGCTTGGGTGCAAA ATATAAATCAACCCCTCAGGAAGTAGCTATTTCTTGCGATGTCACATTTGCCATGCTTGCTGATCCTGAAAGTGCA GTGGAAGTTGCTTGCGGGAAGCATGGGGCTGCTAGTGGAATGAGTTCCGGAAAAGG GTATGTGGATGTTTCAACAGTCGATGGTGCCACTTCTAAAGTGATTAGTGGACATATTAAAGCAGCCGGGGCATCATTTTTGGAG GCTCCAGTTTCAGGCTCCAAAAAGCCTGCAGAAGATGGACAACTGATATTTCTTACAGCAG GTGACAAATCTCTGTATGAAATGGTTGCTCCACTTCTAGACATCATGGGGAAG TCAAGATTTTACCTGGGGGATGTTGGAAATGGAGCTGCAATGAAACTTGTGGTCAACATGATCATGGGAAG TATGATGGCATCATTTTCTGAAGGATTGCTTCTCAGTGAGAAAGTAGGACTGGATCCAAGCGTACTAGTAGAG GTTGTCTCACAGGGTGCTATTAGTGCACCAATGTACTCAACCAAAGGACCATCAATGATCCAATCCCTGTATCCACCCGCTTTTCCTTTGAAGCATCAGCAGAAG GACCTGAGGCTTGCTCTAGGATTAGCAGAATCTGTTTCCCAGTCTATTCCAATTGCAGCAGCTGCAAATGAACTATATAAGGTTGCAAAATCTCATGGCCTTAGTGACCACGACTTTTCAGCAGTCATCGAAGCATTGAAAGCTAAATCGCAGAACTCTGCAAAATAG